The following proteins are encoded in a genomic region of Sparus aurata chromosome 11, fSpaAur1.1, whole genome shotgun sequence:
- the mfsd12b gene encoding major facilitator superfamily domain-containing protein 12, which translates to MEQFVPAGRSLSVCRRLCYAAGHFLNDLCASMWFTYLLVYLHSVLGFESTYAGVLLLIGQIADGVCTPLVEYESDKTPGISCGKRKTWHLLGTVCVLVSFPFIFNPCLACNDNTPQWAQLVYFSPFVIIFQFGWAATQISHLSLIPELVSDDSDRVELTAYRYAFTVVANITVYTVAWLLFHFQAQHTVDPSITDNLGQVDVPLFRTLALIMLGTGALFSFIFHVGTKEDTSASERDDERIRLSPSQEALPRPVFQWKHWLKEPSFYQMAFLYMCTRLIVNLSQTYISVYLTNSLMLPKNFIAIIPLVMYVSGFVCSMAMKPVSKLIGISITYLIGLLLVLGFATWVFLDSNMGAESIYGAAVLLGAGSAIILVMSLSMTATLIGEQTQCGAFVYGSMSFTDKVANGVGVILIQSIQPCSTEACCPACVWFYRDVMVTVTGGVAVAAALCLFTILIRPIRIRNI; encoded by the exons ATGGAGCAGTTTGTGCCTGCTGGTCGGTCTCTGTCAGTCTGCAGGCGGCTTTGTTACGCAGCGGGACATTTTCTCAACGACCTGTGCGCCTCTATGTGGTTCACTTACCTGCTGGTCTACCTGCACTCCGTGCTCGGCTTCGAGAGCACCTAtgcaggtgtgctgctgctcattGGTCAAATAGCGGACGGGGTGTGCACGCCGCTGGTTGAATATGAATCTGATAAAACACCGGGCATCTCCTGTGGCAAGAGAAAAACCTGGCATCTGCTGG gaactgtgtgtgttcttgtgtctttCCCCTTCATCTTCAACCCCTGCCTGGCCTGTAACGACAACACTCCTCAGTGGGCTCAGCTTGTTTACTTTTCACCCTTCGTCATCATCTTCCAGTTCGGCTGGGCGGCCACTCAGATCTCACACCTGTCCCTCATCCCGGAGCTGGTGTCTGATGACAGCGACAGGGTGGAGCTCACTGCGTACAG GTATGCCTTCACAGTGGTGGCCAATATCACAGTGTACACTGTGGCCTGGCTGCTCTTTCACTTCCAGGCTCAGCACACTGTGGACCCCTCCATCACAGACAACCTGGGCCAGGTGGACGTCCCTCTGTTCAGG aCACTGGCTCTCATCATGCTGGGAACTGGAGCTTTATTCTCCTTCATATTCCATGTTGGCACAAAAGAGGATACGTCAGCCTCAGAGAGAGATGATGAACGGATCAGACTGTCCCCCTCACAGGAAGCTTTGCCTCGTCCCGTGTTTCAGTGGAAGCACTGGCTGAAGGAGCCCTCCTTCTACCAG atGGCTTTCCTGTACATGTGCACCAGACTAATAGTCAACTTATCTCAGACCTACATCTCAGTTTACCTCACCAACTCACTGATGCTACCAAAG AACTTCATTGCCATCATTCCTCTGGTGATGTATGTCAGCGGCTTTGTTTGCTCCATGGCCATGAAACCAGTCAGCAAGCTCATAGGAATCAGT ATTACGTATTTGATCGGCCTGCTGTTGGTGCTTGGTTTTGCCACCTGGGTGTTTTTGGACAGCAACATGGGAGCTGAGAGCATCTATGGAGCAGCGGTGCTGCTGGGAGCCGGTTCAGCTATTATCCTGGTCATGTCTCTGTCCATGACGGCAACACTCATCGGGGAGCAGACG CAATGTGGGGCCTTTGTCTATGGGTCGATGAGCTTCACAGACAAAGTGGCCAATGGGGTGGGGGTCATCCTCATCCAGAGCATCCAGCCCTGCAG CACAGAGGCCTGCTGCCCAGCCTGTGTGTGGTTCTATCGTGACGTCATGGTCACAGTAACCGGGGGTGTCGCCGTGGCTGCTGCACTTTGCCTGTTCACAATTCTAATCAGGCCCATCAGGATACGGAACATTTAA